One Lacunisphaera limnophila DNA window includes the following coding sequences:
- the pdxA gene encoding 4-hydroxythreonine-4-phosphate dehydrogenase PdxA, whose amino-acid sequence MRPARLPRIAVTLGDPAGIGPEICLRLLLEPTLAEVCTPVVFGDAGVLRRVAEKLHLPFTAPVVTELAAPVVPTVLDLRCLDAATLIPGRVDTRCGDAAFRYVLASIAAGLAGQVDAVATGPLNKEALHAAGHKYPGHTEIFAERMQAPRSCMMLTSPELTCSFATVHVGYHEVPGLLSVRRILDVIELTAVAMRRIRGHAPRLVVCGLNPHAGEHGLFGQREEERFILPAIEAARAQGLQIEGPLPPDTAFLPRRRQATDAFICMYHDQGHIPLKALAFDSAINTTLGLPVIRTSVDHGTAFDIAWQGQASANSLIEAVRLAARLSAPEA is encoded by the coding sequence ATGCGCCCCGCCCGCCTTCCTCGCATCGCCGTCACCCTAGGCGACCCCGCCGGCATCGGCCCGGAGATCTGTCTCCGCCTCCTGCTCGAGCCCACTCTGGCCGAGGTCTGCACCCCGGTCGTTTTCGGCGATGCCGGGGTGCTGCGTCGCGTGGCCGAAAAACTGCATCTTCCCTTCACCGCCCCGGTGGTGACGGAACTCGCCGCGCCGGTCGTGCCCACCGTGCTTGACCTGCGCTGCCTGGATGCGGCCACCCTCATCCCCGGCCGCGTGGACACCCGCTGTGGCGATGCCGCGTTCCGCTATGTCCTCGCCAGCATTGCGGCCGGCCTCGCCGGCCAGGTGGACGCCGTCGCGACGGGTCCGCTGAACAAGGAGGCCCTGCACGCCGCCGGCCACAAGTATCCCGGCCACACCGAAATCTTCGCCGAGCGCATGCAGGCACCGCGCTCCTGCATGATGCTCACCTCACCCGAGCTCACCTGCAGCTTTGCCACCGTGCATGTGGGCTATCACGAGGTGCCCGGCCTGCTGAGCGTGCGACGCATCCTCGACGTCATCGAGCTCACCGCCGTCGCCATGCGACGCATCCGCGGCCATGCTCCCCGGCTCGTGGTCTGCGGCCTGAATCCACATGCCGGCGAACACGGCCTCTTCGGCCAGCGCGAGGAGGAACGCTTCATCCTGCCGGCCATCGAGGCCGCCCGCGCCCAAGGTCTGCAGATTGAGGGCCCGCTCCCTCCGGACACCGCCTTTCTCCCCCGGCGCCGCCAGGCCACCGACGCGTTCATCTGCATGTATCACGACCAGGGCCATATTCCGCTCAAGGCCCTGGCCTTCGACTCCGCCATCAACACCACCCTCGGTCTGCCCGTCATCCGCACCAGCGTGGACCACGGCACGGCCTTCGACATCGCGTGGCAGGGTCAGGCCAGCGCCAACAGCCTGATCGAGGCGGTGCGGCTCGCCGCCCGGCTCAGCGCACCCGAAGCATGA
- a CDS encoding SDR family NAD(P)-dependent oxidoreductase: MSDSTKLAVVTGASAGIGREIAVTLARHGWDVAFSHLGEQADAVETENLIRAVGRRTLSVRGDVGVKDDVWAFYASVENAFGRAPDVLVNNAGIQTWAPLLELAEADWDRVIRTNLKGCFLNTQRAAQRMIQHGIRGAIINIGSACNQIAFPRLVDYTASKGGIEQFTKVSALELGPHGIRVNCVAPGAIEHERTKTEAPDYAKHWGEITPLRRVGTTVDVAKAVHFLATAEADFITGQTLFVDGGAFSVPNWPASYAAR; this comes from the coding sequence ATGAGCGATTCGACCAAACTGGCGGTGGTAACGGGAGCGAGTGCAGGCATCGGCCGGGAGATCGCCGTCACGCTGGCCCGACACGGTTGGGATGTGGCGTTTTCGCATCTGGGGGAACAGGCGGACGCCGTCGAGACGGAGAACCTCATCCGGGCGGTGGGGCGGCGAACTTTGTCCGTGCGAGGCGATGTCGGGGTGAAGGACGACGTTTGGGCTTTTTATGCGTCGGTCGAAAACGCCTTCGGCCGGGCGCCGGATGTCTTGGTGAACAATGCCGGCATCCAGACCTGGGCGCCGTTGCTCGAGCTGGCCGAGGCGGATTGGGACCGCGTGATCCGGACGAATCTGAAGGGCTGTTTTCTGAACACCCAGCGGGCGGCGCAACGGATGATCCAGCACGGAATCCGGGGGGCGATCATCAACATCGGCTCGGCGTGCAACCAGATCGCCTTTCCCCGGCTGGTGGACTACACCGCGTCGAAGGGCGGCATCGAGCAATTCACGAAGGTGTCGGCGCTGGAGCTCGGGCCGCACGGCATCCGGGTGAACTGCGTGGCCCCGGGGGCGATCGAACACGAGCGCACGAAGACGGAGGCGCCCGACTACGCGAAGCATTGGGGTGAGATCACGCCCCTGCGCCGGGTGGGGACGACTGTGGATGTGGCCAAGGCCGTGCATTTCCTGGCGACGGCGGAGGCGGATTTTATCACGGGCCAGACGCTGTTCGTGGATGGCGGCGCGTTCTCTGTGCCGAATTGGCCGGCCAGCTATGCCGCGCGCTGA
- a CDS encoding aldo/keto reductase, whose translation MPTLPTRPFGRTGESLPALGLGGGFVGFAGFDRSVETVRHALGLGVRYFDTSVMYRSGASQAILGEALAAPAAPHYLATKIGYFREARHFRSVEAMHVQLRENLRLLRRDSVDLLQVHEADWDNWWSDRSDVRPGRLLDPEASLNFAHAPVIQFLREAKARGLCRHIGVTGNHARHLGRVLQEVDGLDAVLVAYNYTPLNVTAREHILPVATAKGLAVIVAGLFTFVHTLPEGWATEGSYLGPRSDAQLAALQKLQRESGLPMAELALRFVAADERLSTVLAGACQPAEVDQNVASFRRGPLPADLHAAVEAIARQF comes from the coding sequence ATGCCCACCCTGCCCACCCGCCCCTTCGGCCGGACCGGAGAATCCCTGCCGGCCCTCGGGCTCGGTGGCGGTTTTGTTGGTTTTGCCGGCTTCGACCGGTCCGTCGAGACCGTGCGGCACGCCCTCGGACTCGGCGTCCGCTATTTCGACACGTCGGTGATGTATCGCTCAGGCGCTTCCCAAGCCATCCTCGGCGAGGCGCTCGCCGCGCCGGCGGCGCCGCACTATCTCGCCACGAAGATTGGTTATTTTCGCGAGGCCCGGCACTTCCGCTCGGTCGAGGCGATGCATGTCCAACTGCGCGAGAACCTGCGCCTGCTCCGCCGCGACTCCGTGGACCTGCTGCAGGTGCACGAGGCCGACTGGGACAACTGGTGGAGCGATCGCTCCGACGTCCGCCCCGGCCGGCTGCTTGATCCGGAGGCCAGCCTCAACTTCGCCCACGCCCCCGTCATCCAATTCCTGCGCGAGGCCAAGGCCCGCGGCCTGTGCCGCCACATCGGCGTCACCGGCAACCACGCGCGCCACCTCGGCCGCGTCCTCCAGGAGGTCGACGGCCTCGACGCTGTCCTCGTCGCCTACAATTACACGCCGCTCAACGTCACCGCACGCGAACACATCCTGCCCGTCGCCACCGCCAAGGGTCTGGCCGTGATTGTGGCGGGGCTTTTCACCTTCGTGCACACTCTCCCCGAGGGCTGGGCCACCGAGGGCAGTTACCTCGGCCCGCGCTCCGACGCTCAGCTCGCCGCCCTGCAAAAACTGCAGCGTGAATCCGGCCTGCCGATGGCCGAACTCGCCCTGCGCTTTGTCGCCGCCGACGAGCGCCTCAGCACCGTGCTTGCCGGAGCCTGTCAACCGGCCGAGGTTGACCAAAACGTGGCCTCCTTCCGCCGCGGCCCCCTGCCCGCCGACCTGCACGCTGCCGTCGAGGCCATCGCCCGGCAGTTTTGA
- a CDS encoding amidohydrolase family protein — protein sequence MRFIDAHMHFWDQAVLQPYTWLHEVPSIAHAHGPQTLVNEAADDLPAKIVFVECGAPWLDEVHWVERLAAQEPRLAGIVAKIAIDAGARTTADLAELRRHPLVRGVRHHFEHASLDYCARPEFIAGVRQLPAAGLSFDICCKHPQLPAVIELVRQCPEVTFILDHGGKPGLRAGLLHPWRDHIRTLAGFPNLVCKLSGLVTEADHDNWTPAQLQPYVTHLLETFGPSRLLFGGDWPVAKLACGYVRWLELARHFVAHLSPAEQTALFHDNAARIYRI from the coding sequence ATGCGTTTCATCGATGCCCATATGCACTTCTGGGACCAGGCGGTCCTCCAGCCCTACACCTGGCTGCATGAGGTGCCTTCGATCGCCCATGCGCATGGACCGCAAACGCTTGTGAACGAGGCCGCGGACGATTTGCCCGCGAAGATCGTTTTCGTCGAGTGCGGGGCGCCCTGGCTGGACGAGGTGCACTGGGTCGAGCGCCTGGCCGCCCAGGAACCACGGCTGGCGGGCATCGTCGCCAAGATTGCCATCGACGCCGGGGCCCGGACGACCGCCGACCTCGCCGAGCTGCGCCGACACCCCCTGGTCCGCGGCGTGCGCCATCATTTTGAGCACGCCTCCCTCGATTACTGCGCGCGCCCGGAATTCATCGCCGGGGTGCGCCAGCTCCCCGCCGCTGGTCTGAGCTTCGATATCTGCTGCAAACACCCGCAGCTGCCCGCCGTGATCGAACTGGTCCGCCAGTGCCCGGAGGTGACCTTCATTCTCGACCACGGCGGCAAACCGGGCCTCCGCGCCGGCCTCCTCCATCCCTGGCGCGATCACATCCGCACGCTCGCCGGTTTTCCGAATCTCGTCTGCAAGCTTTCCGGCCTCGTCACCGAGGCCGATCACGACAACTGGACGCCCGCTCAGCTGCAGCCCTACGTCACGCATCTGCTTGAGACGTTCGGCCCCTCGCGCCTGCTCTTCGGCGGCGACTGGCCCGTGGCCAAACTGGCTTGCGGCTACGTGCGATGGCTGGAACTGGCCCGGCACTTTGTCGCCCATCTCAGCCCGGCCGAGCAGACCGCCCTCTTCCACGACAACGCCGCGCGGATCTACCGGATTTGA
- a CDS encoding ADOP family duplicated permease translates to MHPLIPFADFRQILRRLVRERGFTLTVLLTLALCIGANVAIYAVVDAVLVRALPYPEPDRLVTAVNAYPGAGVERAGSSLPNYYDRKEAIKAFASTSAWQGGNAIIGGTGNPRRVSRDRVTPEFFATLGVPLAMGRTFTEEEMFYKDSARMILTDAFWRSQFNADPEVLGKTLIVDSLPVTVIGVLPPGFRYLSSEAQFFVPLASSDDDRKPDRRHSNNMQQVARLAPGVSLEVAQEQINALNAQQIADDPFASLLKGARFRTDVYALHADTVREIKPVLLLLQGGVFFLLLIGGVNLINLLLIRASGRTKELAVRQALGAGSGHIAGEVAFETVLLALGGGLLGLVLGAVGVRLLGTLGTDQLPLGANITFDARLALISLGGSLLLGLLLSLPIIWFSLHSRLAVVLQTESRGGTVSRAAQRLRHGFTIAQVALAFVLLSGAGMLGLSLQKLIGTSPGFRPEQVLTGNIALPWKGYPENEPRLAFMERLLAELRVQPGVLSAGLVAGLPMGGNINNSATSIEGQDPAAAETVRAHYMSPAAGEYWQAMGIPLLEGRYLEDADNHRDLRVCLVDQDFARRYWPGQSALGRRISSNPKFDEKEAFTIVGVVGSVKQRELAETAAQGGIYFPMKANYTPNGFTVVLRTAMEPTALAPMLQKVVLKLDPELPVDELKPMQTWIDESMVARRSPALLAGIFAAVALLLAAVGTYGVLAYAVNQRRREIGVRMALGALPGQVRAQFLGLGAKLLLAGISLGILGAWGAGRAMQTMLFGVGSVHPGVLAVTAVVMVTVVLLATFLPSHRASRVSPIEALRDD, encoded by the coding sequence GTGCACCCCCTGATCCCCTTCGCCGATTTTCGGCAGATCCTGCGCCGGCTCGTCCGCGAGCGTGGCTTCACGCTGACCGTTTTGCTGACGCTGGCGCTTTGTATCGGCGCCAATGTCGCCATCTATGCCGTGGTCGATGCGGTGCTGGTGCGGGCGCTGCCCTATCCCGAGCCCGACCGGCTGGTGACGGCGGTGAACGCCTATCCCGGGGCCGGCGTCGAGCGCGCGGGGTCGTCCTTGCCGAACTACTATGACCGGAAGGAGGCGATCAAAGCCTTCGCCTCGACCTCCGCCTGGCAGGGTGGCAACGCCATCATCGGCGGGACCGGCAACCCGCGGCGCGTCTCGCGCGACCGCGTGACGCCCGAGTTTTTCGCCACCCTCGGCGTGCCGCTCGCCATGGGCCGTACTTTCACGGAGGAGGAGATGTTCTACAAGGACAGCGCCCGCATGATCCTGACCGACGCCTTCTGGCGGAGCCAGTTCAACGCGGACCCCGAGGTGCTCGGGAAGACGCTGATCGTGGACTCGCTGCCCGTCACGGTCATTGGCGTGTTGCCCCCGGGCTTCCGCTATCTCTCGAGTGAGGCGCAGTTTTTCGTCCCCCTCGCGTCCAGTGACGATGATCGCAAGCCGGACCGCCGGCATTCGAACAACATGCAGCAGGTCGCCCGGCTCGCCCCCGGGGTCAGCCTGGAGGTGGCCCAGGAACAGATCAACGCCCTCAACGCGCAACAGATTGCCGACGACCCCTTCGCCAGCCTGCTGAAGGGCGCGCGCTTCCGGACGGACGTCTATGCGCTGCATGCGGACACCGTCCGCGAAATCAAGCCGGTGCTGCTGCTCCTGCAGGGCGGCGTCTTTTTCCTGCTGCTGATCGGCGGGGTGAATTTGATCAACCTGCTGCTCATCCGCGCCAGCGGCCGCACGAAGGAGCTGGCGGTGCGCCAGGCGCTGGGGGCGGGGAGCGGCCACATCGCGGGGGAAGTGGCCTTTGAAACGGTGTTGCTGGCGCTCGGCGGCGGCCTGCTGGGCCTCGTACTTGGCGCGGTCGGGGTCCGTCTGCTCGGAACCCTTGGCACGGACCAGCTGCCCCTCGGGGCGAACATCACCTTTGATGCCCGGCTCGCGCTCATCTCGCTGGGAGGATCGCTGCTGCTCGGCCTCCTCCTGTCCCTGCCGATCATCTGGTTCAGCCTGCACTCCCGGCTCGCGGTGGTGCTGCAGACCGAGTCGCGCGGCGGCACGGTCAGCCGGGCGGCGCAGCGGTTGCGTCACGGCTTCACGATCGCCCAAGTCGCGCTGGCCTTCGTGCTGCTTAGCGGGGCGGGCATGCTCGGCCTCAGCCTGCAGAAGCTGATCGGCACTTCCCCGGGATTCCGTCCGGAACAGGTCCTCACCGGTAACATCGCTCTGCCGTGGAAGGGGTATCCGGAGAACGAGCCGCGCCTGGCCTTCATGGAGCGGCTGCTCGCGGAGCTGCGCGTCCAGCCCGGCGTGCTGTCCGCCGGCCTCGTGGCTGGCCTGCCCATGGGCGGCAACATCAACAACAGCGCCACGTCGATCGAGGGCCAGGATCCGGCGGCGGCGGAGACTGTGCGCGCGCACTACATGTCCCCGGCGGCCGGGGAATACTGGCAGGCCATGGGTATCCCGCTGCTCGAGGGCCGCTATCTGGAGGACGCGGATAACCACCGCGATCTGCGGGTCTGTCTGGTCGACCAGGACTTCGCCCGGCGTTACTGGCCGGGCCAGAGTGCGCTGGGCCGGCGCATCTCCAGCAATCCCAAGTTCGATGAGAAGGAGGCGTTCACGATCGTCGGTGTGGTTGGCAGCGTGAAGCAGAGGGAGTTGGCCGAGACGGCCGCGCAGGGTGGGATCTATTTTCCGATGAAGGCGAATTACACGCCCAACGGCTTCACCGTCGTCCTGCGCACCGCGATGGAGCCGACGGCGCTGGCGCCCATGCTCCAGAAGGTCGTGCTCAAGCTCGACCCCGAGTTGCCGGTCGATGAGCTCAAGCCCATGCAGACCTGGATCGACGAGAGCATGGTGGCACGCCGTTCGCCGGCGCTGCTGGCCGGCATCTTTGCCGCGGTGGCCCTGTTGCTGGCGGCGGTCGGGACCTACGGTGTGCTGGCCTATGCGGTGAACCAACGGCGGCGCGAGATCGGCGTGCGCATGGCGCTGGGCGCGCTGCCCGGCCAGGTGCGGGCGCAGTTCCTCGGGCTGGGGGCCAAGCTTCTGCTGGCCGGGATCAGCCTCGGCATCCTCGGGGCCTGGGGTGCGGGCCGGGCCATGCAAACGATGCTCTTCGGCGTCGGATCGGTGCATCCGGGCGTCCTGGCCGTGACCGCGGTCGTGATGGTAACCGTGGTCCTGCTGGCCACTTTCCTGCCTTCGCACCGGGCCTCTCGCGTGTCGCCGATCGAGGCGCTCCGCGATGATTGA
- a CDS encoding glycoside hydrolase family 5 protein → MKPVSTPWCLVLSFFLSLPAWAQTAVVPFSAPPTEATVKASLPVIAVAGNRFVNPQGETVVFRGLATSDPAELVKKGQWGRRYFEEAKKWHANVVRIPVHPRDWRNLGEAEYLKLLDQAVQWSGELGMYVIIDWHTIGNMLTGVYHLPMYVTSRDETFRFWYTIAERYKNNPVVAMYELYNEPTNRDGNMGPMPWGDYRRLIEELTAMVQTINPRAIVLVAGFNWGYDLSQVRYDPVRAPNVAYVTHPYPQKRREDWETNWQRDWGQVADKYPIVATEFGFMQEGERGSHVPVIGDEKYGEAIIAFFEKRGISWTPWVFDAQWTPNLIADWDYTPTRQGKFFRDKMQQLNK, encoded by the coding sequence ATGAAACCTGTTTCTACCCCCTGGTGCCTCGTCCTCAGTTTCTTCCTGTCTTTGCCGGCCTGGGCCCAGACGGCGGTGGTGCCGTTCAGCGCGCCGCCGACGGAGGCCACGGTGAAGGCGTCGCTGCCGGTGATCGCCGTGGCGGGCAACCGCTTCGTCAACCCGCAGGGGGAGACGGTGGTGTTTCGCGGCCTGGCGACCTCGGACCCGGCGGAACTGGTGAAAAAGGGCCAGTGGGGCCGGCGTTATTTTGAAGAGGCGAAGAAATGGCACGCCAACGTCGTGCGCATACCTGTGCATCCGCGTGACTGGCGCAACCTGGGCGAGGCGGAATACCTGAAGCTGCTGGACCAGGCCGTGCAGTGGTCAGGCGAGCTCGGGATGTATGTGATCATCGACTGGCACACCATCGGCAACATGCTGACGGGCGTCTATCACCTGCCGATGTACGTGACCTCGCGCGACGAGACTTTTCGTTTCTGGTACACCATCGCCGAGCGCTACAAGAACAACCCGGTGGTGGCGATGTACGAGCTCTACAACGAACCGACCAACCGCGACGGCAACATGGGTCCGATGCCCTGGGGGGATTACCGCCGCCTGATCGAGGAACTGACGGCCATGGTCCAGACCATCAATCCGCGGGCCATCGTGCTCGTGGCCGGCTTCAACTGGGGTTACGACCTTTCGCAGGTCCGCTACGACCCGGTGCGCGCGCCCAACGTCGCCTATGTGACCCATCCTTATCCGCAAAAACGACGCGAAGACTGGGAAACCAACTGGCAGCGCGATTGGGGGCAGGTGGCGGACAAGTACCCGATTGTCGCCACCGAGTTCGGGTTCATGCAGGAAGGCGAGCGCGGGTCGCACGTACCGGTGATCGGCGACGAGAAATACGGCGAGGCCATCATTGCCTTCTTCGAGAAGCGCGGCATCTCCTGGACGCCCTGGGTCTTTGACGCCCAGTGGACGCCCAACCTGATCGCCGACTGGGATTACACCCCCACCCGGCAGGGGAAATTCTTCCGCGACAAGATGCAGCAGCTGAACAAGTGA
- a CDS encoding SHOCT domain-containing protein, translating into MRTPPLPRFVALILLGLLTPALHAASESKLENLGDGTYAITRRATTGFDRDVTKFRREAEGDVQAYCAQQDKVAKIVSVRTDRPRFGSGFASARIVFKPLTAGDPELAAPATPPPALTGAPAVLPTAPGDYYTELLKLDDLRKRGILSDKEFEAQKKKILKKKD; encoded by the coding sequence ATGCGTACCCCACCCTTGCCCCGGTTTGTGGCCTTGATTTTGCTCGGCCTGCTCACCCCCGCCCTCCACGCCGCCTCCGAGTCCAAGCTCGAGAACCTCGGCGACGGCACCTACGCCATCACCCGCCGGGCCACCACGGGATTTGACCGCGACGTGACGAAATTCCGACGCGAGGCGGAGGGTGACGTCCAGGCCTACTGCGCGCAGCAGGACAAGGTGGCCAAGATCGTTTCCGTGCGGACCGACCGGCCGCGCTTCGGCAGCGGCTTCGCCTCCGCCCGGATCGTCTTCAAGCCCCTTACCGCCGGCGACCCCGAACTGGCCGCACCGGCCACCCCACCGCCCGCCCTCACCGGTGCGCCCGCGGTCCTGCCCACCGCGCCGGGCGACTATTACACGGAGTTGCTGAAGCTCGATGACCTGCGCAAGCGCGGCATCCTCTCGGACAAGGAATTCGAGGCCCAGAAAAAGAAGATCCTGAAGAAGAAGGACTGA
- a CDS encoding M1 family metallopeptidase, with amino-acid sequence MTSRVSGLGRALSLGLSLLLLAGCQTPQGASADKAAKVPRTASEDSGLELLPEQAAYDVRHVEVALQVFPEKKTIAGTGTLTVAVLSALDWLVVDLDPRLKVSAVRLSEGEGPAAAAIFEHRGPRLWIALGRTRAAGITLKAAIDYAGAPREAVRAPWDGSFVWAKTKDGQPWIATACQGEGADLWWPCKDHPSEKPDAFTLRIRVPEPLVVAANGRLVEVVPHGDGTRTYHWHTDYPINNYGVALNIAPYETVTADYKSVAGETVPVTYWVLPENRAEGEKILPEFIAHLNFYERTLGPYPFRGEKYGVAETPHLGMEHQSIIAYGNKYKGGTHGYDWLHHHELGHEWWANLVAVADWRDFWIHEGLCTYMQALYAEEREGAMAYHHAMYDSRRRIKNEHPMVPAGTSSMVKMSDTLGNEVYMKGSWIVHMLRYLVGRDQAGEVLRRFAYPTEAAARSTDGSACRIVTSEDFIRTANTVTGRDLGWFFNFYLYQPKLPKLVAEIEVDKVVLRWETPEGYPFPMPVEVEVDGRLERIEMPGGRAELDAARYGKAKLDPNLWILKETRLMDVMPPR; translated from the coding sequence ATGACATCGCGTGTTTCTGGTCTTGGGCGCGCCCTTTCCCTCGGGCTCAGCCTGCTGCTGCTGGCCGGTTGCCAGACTCCTCAGGGCGCCTCGGCCGACAAGGCCGCCAAGGTCCCACGCACGGCCAGCGAGGATTCGGGCCTCGAACTCCTCCCGGAGCAGGCGGCCTACGATGTGCGGCATGTCGAGGTGGCGTTGCAGGTGTTCCCGGAGAAAAAGACCATTGCCGGCACGGGGACGCTGACGGTCGCCGTGCTTTCGGCCCTGGACTGGTTGGTCGTAGATTTGGATCCGCGGTTGAAGGTCAGTGCCGTGCGGCTGAGCGAGGGCGAGGGCCCGGCCGCCGCGGCGATTTTTGAGCACCGGGGGCCGCGCTTGTGGATCGCCCTCGGGCGGACCCGCGCAGCCGGCATCACCCTGAAGGCGGCGATCGACTACGCGGGGGCGCCGCGCGAGGCCGTGCGCGCACCCTGGGACGGCAGCTTCGTGTGGGCCAAGACCAAGGACGGGCAGCCGTGGATTGCCACCGCCTGCCAGGGCGAGGGCGCCGACCTCTGGTGGCCGTGCAAGGATCATCCCTCCGAGAAGCCCGACGCCTTCACCCTGCGCATCCGCGTGCCGGAGCCGCTGGTGGTGGCCGCCAACGGCCGGCTGGTCGAGGTCGTGCCGCACGGCGACGGCACCCGCACCTACCACTGGCACACGGACTACCCGATCAACAACTATGGCGTCGCCCTGAACATCGCGCCTTACGAGACCGTCACCGCCGATTACAAGAGCGTGGCCGGTGAGACGGTGCCCGTGACCTACTGGGTGCTGCCGGAGAACCGAGCCGAGGGGGAGAAAATCCTCCCCGAGTTCATCGCCCACCTGAATTTCTACGAGCGCACGCTCGGGCCCTATCCGTTCCGCGGCGAGAAATACGGCGTGGCCGAGACCCCGCACCTGGGCATGGAGCACCAGTCGATCATCGCCTACGGCAACAAGTACAAGGGCGGCACGCATGGCTACGACTGGCTGCACCACCATGAACTCGGCCACGAATGGTGGGCCAATCTCGTGGCGGTCGCCGACTGGCGCGATTTCTGGATCCACGAGGGCCTGTGCACCTACATGCAGGCGCTCTACGCCGAGGAACGGGAGGGCGCGATGGCCTACCACCACGCGATGTACGATAGCCGGCGCCGCATCAAGAACGAGCACCCGATGGTCCCCGCCGGCACCTCTTCGATGGTCAAGATGTCCGACACGCTGGGCAACGAGGTCTACATGAAGGGTTCGTGGATCGTCCACATGCTGCGCTACCTCGTGGGCCGGGACCAGGCCGGGGAAGTGCTGCGCCGCTTTGCCTACCCGACCGAGGCCGCCGCGCGCTCAACCGATGGCAGTGCGTGCCGCATCGTCACGAGCGAGGATTTCATCCGCACGGCGAACACGGTCACGGGCCGCGACCTCGGTTGGTTTTTCAATTTCTATCTGTACCAACCGAAGCTGCCGAAGCTGGTCGCGGAGATCGAGGTCGACAAGGTGGTGCTCCGCTGGGAAACGCCGGAGGGTTATCCGTTCCCCATGCCGGTGGAGGTCGAGGTGGACGGCCGCCTCGAGCGAATTGAAATGCCCGGCGGCCGCGCCGAGTTGGACGCGGCTCGCTACGGCAAGGCCAAGCTAGATCCCAACCTCTGGATCCTGAAGGAAACGCGGCTCATGGACGTCATGCCACCGCGCTGA
- a CDS encoding MATE family efflux transporter, with the protein MSDTSSPPAAPETGAPVSFWTGVWQAVKGTHSDFTTLPLNRAVLLLSVPMVLEMSMESLFAVVDVFWVSRLGSDAVAVVGLTESVMSLVYAVALGISFAATAIVARRIGENNPALAAQAAGQILVLGSGVAATLGLGLGWFAPDILRLMGATPEIVSLGSGYARVMLGGNITVFLIFLINAIFRGAGDAVIAMRTLWLANALNIILDPCFIFGWGPFPEMGVAGAAVATNIGRGIGVLYQLWHLTARAGRVKITLPDLRPHRESLVTILRTSGHGIAQMLIATTSWVGLFKILATFGSPVLAAYTIAIRVVIFALMPAWGLANAGATLVGQNLGAGRPDRAEEAVRIATRYNVIFLGAVGLVFIVFSRFIVGLFTTDPAVFPEAVRALWIISLAFPLYAAGMCLEATFNGSGDTWTPTRLNFFCLWLGQVPLAWVLAGPAALGPLGVYIAVPVSFTALTVWSAVLFRRGKWKEQKV; encoded by the coding sequence ATGTCCGACACCTCCTCCCCTCCCGCCGCCCCTGAAACCGGCGCGCCCGTCTCGTTTTGGACGGGCGTCTGGCAGGCCGTCAAAGGCACCCACAGCGATTTCACCACCCTGCCGCTCAACCGCGCCGTGCTCCTGCTCTCGGTGCCCATGGTGCTGGAAATGTCCATGGAATCGCTCTTCGCCGTGGTGGACGTCTTCTGGGTCTCGCGGCTGGGCAGCGACGCAGTGGCCGTCGTGGGCCTGACCGAGTCGGTCATGTCCCTGGTCTACGCCGTGGCCCTGGGCATTTCCTTCGCGGCCACCGCCATCGTCGCCCGCCGCATCGGCGAGAACAACCCGGCCCTCGCCGCCCAAGCCGCCGGCCAGATCCTCGTGCTCGGGTCGGGCGTGGCCGCCACCCTCGGCCTCGGGCTCGGCTGGTTCGCCCCCGACATCCTGCGCCTGATGGGCGCCACCCCGGAGATCGTGAGCCTCGGCTCGGGCTATGCCCGCGTCATGCTTGGCGGCAACATCACGGTCTTCCTGATTTTTCTGATCAACGCGATCTTCCGCGGCGCCGGCGACGCCGTCATCGCCATGCGCACCCTCTGGCTGGCGAACGCCCTGAACATCATCCTCGATCCATGCTTCATCTTCGGGTGGGGCCCGTTCCCCGAGATGGGGGTGGCCGGGGCGGCGGTCGCCACCAACATCGGCCGCGGGATCGGCGTGCTCTACCAGCTCTGGCACCTCACCGCCCGCGCGGGCCGCGTGAAGATCACCCTGCCCGACCTCCGGCCGCATCGCGAATCGCTGGTCACCATCCTGCGGACGTCCGGCCACGGCATCGCGCAGATGCTCATCGCCACGACCAGCTGGGTCGGTCTCTTCAAGATCCTCGCCACCTTCGGCAGCCCCGTGCTTGCCGCTTATACCATCGCCATCCGGGTGGTGATCTTCGCCCTCATGCCGGCCTGGGGCCTGGCCAACGCGGGCGCCACCCTCGTCGGACAGAATCTCGGCGCCGGCCGCCCCGATCGCGCCGAGGAGGCGGTACGCATCGCGACGCGCTACAACGTGATCTTCCTCGGGGCCGTCGGCCTCGTCTTCATCGTCTTCAGCCGGTTCATCGTCGGCCTCTTCACCACCGACCCGGCCGTGTTCCCCGAGGCGGTGCGGGCGCTCTGGATCATCAGCCTCGCCTTCCCGCTCTACGCCGCGGGCATGTGCCTCGAGGCGACCTTCAACGGCTCGGGCGACACTTGGACCCCCACCCGGCTTAACTTCTTTTGCCTCTGGCTCGGCCAGGTCCCGCTCGCCTGGGTGCTCGCCGGTCCCGCCGCTCTCGGGCCGCTCGGGGTCTACATCGCGGTCCCGGTCTCCTTCACGGCGCTGACCGTCTGGAGCGCCGTGCTCTTCCGGCGCGGCAAATGGAAGGAACAGAAGGTCTGA